The following proteins are co-located in the Sulfurospirillum deleyianum DSM 6946 genome:
- a CDS encoding AAA family ATPase has product MRIDKIEIENFKLFDKVEFSFNEHFNLIIGINGSGKSSLLRALAVALGGWANAYIKDDRNLRPIEKNEIREIQKDGRFDKTKDTLIKTYGEARVINRYSNDRKANVEWTRRRQENQETSLSGSIQYENPADGTFSTWYSLNFNTLGSDILNYVDKGRTFDLPLIAVYECDRLWLAKNQLNIEASAKAQYSRFDPYVDCFHTGANHEAIGEWLLKHELASLQLKEETPVLLSIKNAVRNALENCTDISFDFEEGRVIVDFEDKSIPFEHLSDGQRTILGLFCDIARRAAILNPHFGGEASENTSGVVLIDELDLHLHPKWQMKIIGDLQKVFPNIQFICTTHSPILLRSIEKEKIIVLEDGKQSQSEIFSKGRDINSILYDFMGVPKRTQEYEDKVDNLFGFLDDENIERAEELLTELKKDYGERDAIVIEAQTMLDVLKP; this is encoded by the coding sequence ATGAGAATAGATAAAATAGAAATAGAAAATTTTAAATTGTTTGATAAAGTAGAATTTAGCTTCAATGAACATTTCAATCTCATTATTGGTATCAACGGAAGCGGTAAAAGCTCACTTTTACGAGCACTTGCTGTTGCGCTTGGTGGCTGGGCGAATGCATATATTAAAGACGATAGAAACTTACGTCCTATAGAAAAAAATGAGATCAGAGAAATTCAAAAAGATGGACGATTTGATAAAACTAAAGATACTCTAATCAAAACTTACGGTGAAGCACGAGTTATAAATAGATATTCTAATGACCGTAAGGCCAATGTAGAATGGACGAGGAGAAGACAAGAAAATCAAGAGACAAGCTTAAGTGGTTCAATTCAATATGAAAACCCAGCAGACGGAACTTTTTCTACGTGGTATTCGCTTAATTTTAATACTCTTGGCTCTGATATCTTAAATTATGTAGATAAAGGACGAACTTTCGATTTGCCATTAATAGCTGTTTATGAATGTGATAGATTGTGGCTCGCAAAAAATCAACTCAATATTGAAGCTTCTGCTAAAGCACAATACTCACGTTTTGATCCTTATGTCGATTGTTTCCATACCGGGGCAAATCATGAAGCGATAGGCGAATGGCTTTTAAAACATGAATTGGCATCTCTTCAGCTAAAAGAAGAAACCCCTGTTTTACTATCTATCAAAAATGCTGTCAGAAACGCTCTTGAAAACTGTACCGATATAAGTTTTGATTTTGAAGAAGGTCGTGTTATTGTCGATTTTGAAGACAAGTCTATTCCTTTTGAGCACCTTAGTGATGGGCAAAGAACCATTTTAGGATTGTTTTGTGACATTGCAAGAAGAGCTGCTATTTTAAATCCTCATTTTGGTGGAGAAGCAAGTGAAAACACTTCTGGCGTTGTACTTATTGATGAGCTAGATTTACATTTACATCCCAAATGGCAAATGAAAATTATCGGTGATTTACAAAAAGTATTTCCTAATATTCAATTTATTTGTACGACTCATAGCCCAATTCTCTTAAGAAGCATTGAAAAAGAAAAAATTATTGTTTTAGAAGATGGCAAACAGTCTCAATCAGAGATTTTTTCTAAAGGTCGAGACATTAATTCAATTTTATATGATTTTATGGGTGTTCCCAAAAGAACACAAGAGTATGAAGATAAAGTAGATAATCTTTTTGGCTTTTTAGATGATGAGAATATAGAAAGAGCAGAAGAATTATTAACCGAACTTAAAAAAGATTACGGTGAGCGCGATGCTATTGTGATTGAAGCGCAAACGATGTTAGATGTGTTGAAACCGTAA
- a CDS encoding molybdopterin oxidoreductase family protein, with product MEHVDVIDSVCTYCGVGCDISASVKENKIIDISAHPEGVVSQGNLCVKGKYGYAFLDAHDRLKTPRIRKRFLEDNPKIYDAIALHVKPLDETWSEVSLEGATTAAAMKLQEIQKKYGSKSICSIGGARTSCESSYLLQKFTRQTLGSPHVDNCARICHAPSLKGMRTTIGEGAATNPYNDIYNAEFMIVFGSNTTEAHPIIANRIVDVAGKHDNLAVFDVREITLHRFAKYKGIIPHEANLLVLNMMAYVIITEELYNEHFLADRTKGFESFKEKILNDPYANPAYFEKLEGYESLSKLIPKVAREYALKKSMIFWGLGVTEHIDGSYAVMAITHLALMTGNIGKPGAGLMPLRGQNNVQGACDMGMLPYYDPDYQTPKEIGLMTPQLVDEMLDGRIKAVINMGEDLTHVHPNSNKVNHALDQVEFLMVQELFMTDIAKRADIVIGVKSAYEKTGVYVNAMRRLHLSQPLVTSDLPDDWEVIKLVENKLGGNYTYENSKQIWDEVREVAYRRFSGASYNRLERHRIRGLQWPVHTEDTPILHQLDFRTEDGYGEFHYHQYELRGMVQELVEKNLTGYYLTTGRTLAQYNNASQTSRCDKLHKRYDETVLFVHEDDAKDFTSDRVMLKTAFGQSAPISIKFTDKIKPKTLFCTFHHGKAGINRLFGDRSDVFTLTAAFKSIKVEIMNDEDSRDSF from the coding sequence ATGGAACATGTGGATGTGATTGATAGCGTTTGTACCTATTGTGGCGTAGGGTGTGACATCAGTGCGAGTGTGAAAGAGAATAAAATCATTGATATTTCAGCGCATCCTGAGGGTGTTGTGTCTCAAGGAAATTTGTGTGTCAAGGGCAAATACGGTTACGCTTTTTTAGATGCGCATGATCGTCTAAAAACCCCACGCATTCGCAAACGGTTTTTGGAAGATAACCCTAAAATCTACGATGCGATTGCTTTACATGTAAAGCCTTTAGATGAGACGTGGAGTGAGGTAAGCTTAGAGGGTGCCACCACGGCGGCTGCGATGAAACTCCAAGAGATTCAAAAAAAGTATGGCTCAAAAAGTATCTGCTCCATTGGTGGGGCTAGAACTTCGTGTGAAAGCTCTTATCTGCTTCAAAAGTTCACCCGTCAAACGCTAGGTTCTCCGCATGTCGATAACTGCGCACGCATTTGCCATGCACCCAGCCTAAAAGGGATGCGCACCACCATTGGTGAAGGGGCTGCGACCAATCCGTACAATGATATTTACAATGCTGAGTTTATGATCGTGTTTGGCTCAAATACCACCGAAGCCCATCCGATTATTGCCAATCGTATTGTGGATGTGGCAGGCAAACATGACAATCTAGCCGTGTTTGATGTACGAGAAATTACCCTACACCGCTTTGCCAAATACAAAGGCATTATCCCTCATGAAGCCAATCTACTTGTTTTAAACATGATGGCGTATGTGATTATTACCGAAGAGCTTTACAATGAGCATTTTTTAGCAGATCGTACCAAAGGCTTTGAAAGCTTTAAAGAGAAAATTTTAAACGACCCGTATGCCAATCCAGCCTACTTTGAGAAACTTGAGGGATATGAAAGCTTAAGTAAACTGATTCCTAAAGTCGCTCGTGAATATGCCCTTAAAAAGTCGATGATTTTTTGGGGTTTAGGCGTGACCGAGCATATTGATGGCTCATACGCCGTTATGGCAATTACGCATTTAGCTTTGATGACAGGCAACATCGGAAAACCAGGGGCAGGACTGATGCCTTTGCGTGGTCAAAACAATGTTCAAGGTGCGTGTGATATGGGGATGCTTCCTTACTATGACCCTGATTATCAAACGCCTAAAGAGATAGGTTTAATGACCCCTCAATTGGTGGATGAAATGCTCGATGGACGTATTAAAGCGGTGATTAATATGGGCGAAGATCTCACCCATGTGCACCCCAATAGCAACAAAGTCAACCACGCCCTTGATCAGGTAGAGTTTTTAATGGTGCAAGAGCTTTTTATGACCGATATTGCCAAACGTGCGGATATTGTCATTGGGGTGAAATCTGCCTATGAAAAAACAGGCGTGTATGTCAATGCCATGCGACGACTTCACCTCTCTCAACCGCTTGTCACGTCTGATTTGCCAGATGATTGGGAAGTGATTAAGCTTGTGGAGAATAAATTAGGCGGAAATTATACCTATGAAAACTCAAAGCAGATTTGGGATGAAGTGCGTGAAGTGGCATACAGACGCTTTTCGGGGGCGAGTTATAACAGACTAGAGCGTCACCGTATTCGTGGGCTACAATGGCCAGTTCACACGGAGGATACGCCTATTTTGCATCAGTTAGACTTTAGAACCGAAGATGGCTATGGCGAGTTTCACTACCACCAGTACGAGCTTCGAGGTATGGTACAGGAGTTGGTAGAAAAAAACCTGACAGGCTACTACCTCACCACAGGCAGAACCTTAGCTCAGTACAATAACGCTTCACAAACGAGTCGCTGTGACAAACTCCATAAACGCTACGATGAGACTGTTTTGTTCGTGCATGAGGATGACGCAAAAGATTTTACCAGTGATCGAGTCATGCTAAAAACCGCCTTTGGACAAAGCGCACCTATTAGCATTAAATTTACGGATAAAATAAAACCCAAAACACTGTTTTGCACCTTTCATCACGGAAAAGCAGGTATTAATCGCCTCTTTGGAGATAGAAGTGATGTTTTCACTCTTACTGCAGCATTTAAGTCCATTAAAGTAGAAATTATGAATGATGAAGATTCTAGAGATTCTTTTTAG
- a CDS encoding DUF3343 domain-containing protein translates to MRGYFLLFTTSSALYAHELLGEIEAYKVSLVPTPREFSSDCGMAVYIEGEEIETAMHCLDEHRIEYEFKSVS, encoded by the coding sequence GTGAGAGGGTATTTTTTACTTTTTACCACTTCAAGTGCCTTATATGCCCATGAACTTTTAGGTGAAATAGAAGCGTATAAAGTCTCGTTAGTCCCCACACCTAGAGAGTTTTCCAGTGATTGTGGTATGGCAGTGTATATCGAGGGCGAAGAGATAGAAACTGCCATGCACTGCTTGGATGAACACCGCATAGAGTACGAATTTAAAAGCGTTTCGTAA
- the ilvD gene encoding dihydroxy-acid dehydratase has protein sequence MRSDQVKKGYNRAPHRSLFRATGLKDEDFSKPFIGVANSYIDIIPGHFFLHEYGVIIKDEIRKNGCVPFEFNTIGVDDGIAMGHDGMLYSLPSRELIANSIETVMNAHKLDAMICIPNCDKIVPGMIMGALRVNVPTVFVSGGPMKKGYTKEGNPIDLATAFEAVGKFEMGEMSEAELTDIECNACPSGGSCSGMFTANSMNTLMEAMGIALPGNGTIPALTPAREVLIRAAAKRVCEIALDERFNIRNILNEKAVRNAFAIDMAMGGSSNTVLHMLAIAKEAGVDFDIKDINEISKNISHIAKISPSLSTVHMEDINRAGGVSAVMKEVSRRDNGVLFLDNLTVTGESMGERIAHAEIKDTTIIHTLENPYSKVGGLAILFGNLALEGCVIKTAGITGSRQFVGKAVCFDSQQEAISGIIGGKVKKGDVVVIRYEGPRGGPGMQEMLSPTSLIMGMGLGADVALITDGRFSGATRGLSIGHVSPEAAEGGLIGLLHDGDTIQIDVDAYTIEALIDENELAKRRATFKPHVKKIEGSWLKQYRQLVTNASNGAVLKTDI, from the coding sequence ATGCGTAGTGATCAGGTGAAAAAAGGGTATAACAGAGCGCCTCATCGAAGTTTGTTTCGAGCAACGGGGTTGAAGGATGAGGATTTTAGTAAGCCATTTATTGGTGTGGCAAATTCGTATATCGATATTATTCCTGGTCACTTTTTCTTGCATGAGTATGGGGTGATTATAAAAGATGAGATTCGTAAAAACGGCTGTGTGCCCTTTGAGTTTAATACCATTGGCGTGGATGATGGTATTGCGATGGGGCATGATGGTATGCTTTATTCCTTACCAAGTCGAGAGTTGATTGCCAATTCTATTGAAACGGTAATGAATGCGCATAAGCTTGATGCGATGATTTGTATTCCTAACTGCGATAAAATTGTACCAGGTATGATTATGGGGGCACTTCGTGTCAATGTTCCAACCGTATTTGTCAGTGGTGGTCCTATGAAAAAGGGTTACACCAAAGAGGGGAATCCCATTGACTTAGCAACAGCGTTTGAAGCGGTGGGTAAATTTGAAATGGGTGAAATGAGTGAGGCGGAGTTGACTGATATTGAGTGCAATGCGTGTCCAAGTGGGGGTTCATGTTCAGGTATGTTTACCGCCAATAGTATGAATACACTGATGGAAGCGATGGGTATAGCACTTCCAGGTAATGGAACCATTCCCGCATTAACGCCTGCGCGTGAGGTTCTTATTCGTGCTGCGGCAAAGCGTGTGTGTGAAATTGCTTTAGATGAGCGATTTAACATTCGTAATATTTTAAATGAAAAAGCGGTACGCAATGCTTTTGCGATTGATATGGCGATGGGCGGAAGTTCTAACACCGTTTTACATATGTTAGCGATTGCCAAAGAGGCAGGTGTGGATTTTGATATAAAAGATATTAACGAAATCAGTAAAAATATTTCACATATTGCCAAAATTTCACCATCACTTTCAACGGTACATATGGAAGACATTAACCGTGCGGGTGGTGTGAGTGCGGTGATGAAAGAGGTGAGCCGTAGAGACAATGGGGTTTTGTTTTTAGATAATTTAACGGTAACGGGTGAGAGCATGGGTGAGCGTATTGCGCATGCGGAAATTAAAGATACGACGATTATTCATACCTTAGAAAACCCGTACTCAAAAGTGGGTGGACTTGCGATTTTATTTGGTAATTTAGCGTTAGAGGGATGTGTGATTAAAACAGCGGGGATTACAGGTTCACGTCAGTTTGTGGGCAAAGCTGTCTGTTTTGATTCACAACAAGAGGCGATTTCTGGCATTATTGGTGGAAAAGTCAAAAAAGGTGATGTGGTGGTGATTCGCTACGAAGGTCCTCGTGGAGGTCCTGGTATGCAAGAGATGCTCTCTCCTACAAGTTTGATTATGGGTATGGGATTGGGAGCGGATGTTGCGTTGATTACGGATGGACGTTTTTCTGGCGCAACCAGAGGTTTGAGCATTGGGCATGTGAGTCCAGAGGCGGCTGAGGGCGGTTTGATTGGATTGTTGCACGATGGTGATACGATTCAAATTGATGTGGATGCGTATACGATTGAGGCGCTGATTGATGAAAATGAGTTAGCCAAACGAAGAGCAACATTTAAACCCCATGTGAAAAAGATTGAAGGCAGTTGGCTGAAACAGTATCGCCAATTAGTCACTAACGCAAGCAATGGCGCTGTGTTAAAGACTGATATTTAA
- a CDS encoding aminotransferase class V-fold PLP-dependent enzyme — translation MIYLDNAATTFPKPPCVTEAMVSFMTQIGANPGRSAHTLSIESATVMFQCRKALSKLIGQKDFLRTFFTMNATMAINTCLYGLLKEGDVVLTTSLEHNALMRPLRMLEKTRGIKLRFIPSDFTCKLDKKVAKELSHGVKLIACVHGNNVTGALMPLDFFATLAREAGAYLLVDASQSAGLIDIDMQRDGIDMLCASAHKGLYAPMGLGFFSLSSRMDVLESFMQGGTGSRSEEEIQPDLLPDKYESGTPNMPAIAGLLAALKWRESIGYEAMYAHEIRHRTQLKEALKALDSVVVCDVHEAYATTGVLSWYPKAQSLSRIAQTLNNQYGILTRVGLHCSPATHKSIGTLPYGGTIRFSPSFFTTDEEIESVILAMREIAQ, via the coding sequence ATGATTTACCTCGATAACGCTGCGACTACCTTTCCAAAACCTCCGTGTGTCACGGAGGCAATGGTCTCTTTTATGACCCAGATAGGAGCCAATCCAGGACGCAGTGCGCACACCCTCTCCATCGAATCTGCCACCGTGATGTTTCAGTGTCGTAAAGCGCTCTCAAAGCTTATCGGGCAGAAGGATTTTTTGCGTACCTTTTTTACCATGAATGCCACTATGGCAATTAACACCTGTTTGTACGGGCTTTTAAAAGAGGGAGATGTGGTTTTAACCACCTCTTTGGAACACAATGCCTTGATGCGCCCTCTTCGTATGTTGGAGAAAACCAGAGGCATTAAACTTCGCTTTATTCCCTCAGACTTTACATGTAAACTTGATAAAAAAGTAGCCAAAGAGCTTTCGCATGGGGTGAAACTCATTGCCTGTGTGCACGGGAATAATGTCACGGGTGCGCTCATGCCTTTGGATTTTTTTGCTACGTTAGCACGTGAAGCAGGAGCTTATTTGCTCGTGGATGCTTCGCAAAGTGCGGGACTCATTGATATAGATATGCAAAGAGATGGCATTGATATGCTCTGTGCCTCAGCGCACAAAGGGCTTTATGCGCCCATGGGGCTTGGCTTCTTTTCGCTTTCTTCACGCATGGATGTACTAGAGAGTTTTATGCAAGGCGGAACTGGAAGCAGGAGCGAAGAGGAGATACAGCCTGATTTGCTTCCTGATAAATACGAGAGTGGCACACCCAATATGCCAGCCATTGCAGGGCTTTTAGCCGCACTAAAATGGAGAGAAAGCATAGGGTATGAGGCGATGTATGCCCATGAGATACGTCATAGAACACAGCTTAAAGAGGCACTCAAAGCTTTAGATTCTGTGGTGGTATGTGATGTGCATGAAGCGTATGCCACCACAGGTGTGTTGTCATGGTATCCTAAAGCGCAGAGCCTTTCACGTATCGCACAAACGCTCAATAATCAGTATGGCATTTTAACCAGAGTGGGTCTGCACTGCTCGCCTGCAACGCATAAAAGCATTGGTACACTGCCATATGGTGGAACCATTCGCTTCTCACCCTCTTTTTTCACCACCGATGAAGAGATAGAAAGCGTCATTTTAGCGATGAGGGAGATAGCGCAGTGA
- a CDS encoding DMT family transporter, whose translation MNNKNIFYLLLFFGMIAWGGSWVNVKVLGDYISAYEMIFMRFGITALTMVPIIIWLKHSFKIDLKSLGLVTLVSITLIFYNKYYYLGTKFGTASLGGAMVTTLIPILTFVFLALLGSKKVSKKDALALFIGAIGVLTMMHIWSFDTERIFVIQNLYFLLAAILWAILTIISSKSTKISPIVFTFYMYIITVALDWLFFVDVRSMAFETFDGIFWLNIALISLAASTFTNTIYFLGIEKLGAAEVSSFIFLVPFSAIILSAIFLGEKLDGFIILGTILTLFAVKMLNNIRVLKRRPKSV comes from the coding sequence ATGAACAACAAAAATATTTTTTATCTTTTACTCTTTTTTGGCATGATTGCATGGGGTGGTTCATGGGTGAATGTGAAAGTTTTAGGAGACTATATCAGTGCGTATGAGATGATTTTTATGCGTTTTGGCATTACCGCACTTACGATGGTTCCTATCATTATCTGGTTAAAACACTCGTTTAAAATCGACCTTAAAAGTTTGGGCTTAGTAACCCTTGTTTCCATCACGCTCATTTTCTATAACAAATACTACTATTTGGGAACAAAATTTGGCACAGCCTCCCTAGGTGGTGCGATGGTCACCACACTGATTCCTATTTTGACCTTTGTTTTTTTAGCGCTTTTAGGCAGTAAAAAAGTGAGTAAAAAAGATGCTCTAGCCCTCTTTATTGGAGCGATTGGGGTACTCACAATGATGCATATTTGGAGTTTTGATACGGAGCGTATCTTTGTCATACAAAACCTCTACTTTCTACTCGCAGCGATTTTATGGGCGATTTTGACCATTATCAGTTCCAAATCCACAAAGATTTCACCCATTGTGTTTACCTTTTACATGTACATTATCACGGTGGCTTTGGATTGGCTCTTTTTTGTGGATGTGCGTTCGATGGCATTTGAGACGTTTGATGGTATCTTTTGGCTCAATATAGCGCTCATCTCCCTTGCCGCCTCCACGTTTACCAATACCATCTACTTCTTAGGCATTGAAAAACTAGGTGCGGCAGAGGTGAGTTCGTTTATTTTTTTGGTTCCTTTTTCAGCCATCATTTTAAGTGCCATTTTTCTGGGTGAAAAACTTGATGGGTTTATTATTTTAGGAACGATTTTGACACTTTTTGCGGTGAAGATGCTCAATAATATTAGAGTTTTAAAGCGACGCCCAAAAAGCGTTTAA
- a CDS encoding type II toxin-antitoxin system RelE/ParE family toxin: MYETNNGNKPVREWLLSLTKDDRKIIGEDIKTVEYGWPIGMPTCKGLGKKLFEVRSNISDKRIARVIFAVIDEYMVLLHAFIKKTQKTEKSDLDLALSRLKDIK, encoded by the coding sequence TTGTATGAAACAAATAACGGAAATAAACCCGTTAGAGAATGGTTGTTATCTCTTACCAAAGATGATCGAAAAATCATTGGTGAAGATATTAAAACTGTAGAGTATGGATGGCCAATAGGTATGCCTACATGTAAGGGTCTCGGTAAAAAGCTTTTTGAAGTGAGAAGCAATATATCAGACAAAAGAATTGCAAGAGTTATATTCGCTGTTATCGACGAATACATGGTACTGCTGCATGCGTTTATTAAAAAAACGCAAAAGACAGAAAAAAGCGATCTTGATTTAGCTTTAAGTAGATTAAAGGATATAAAATGA
- the amrA gene encoding AmmeMemoRadiSam system protein A produces MKNVILSIAKQAISDGLKQTNTLDKKLLLEKYPELSNPKATFVTLTLHGALRGCIGSLVAHRSLLDDLIYNAKAAAFDDPRFYPLSAQEFLHVKIEVSLLSEPEVIEYSTTEDLKSKVIIGSDGIILEYGAHKATFLPQVWEQLPTFEHFFSHLCYKAGMDSDCLDVHPKISRYRVEKIA; encoded by the coding sequence ATGAAAAATGTAATCCTAAGCATCGCAAAACAAGCCATTAGTGATGGCTTAAAACAAACCAACACCCTCGATAAAAAACTTCTTTTAGAAAAATATCCTGAACTTTCAAACCCTAAAGCAACCTTTGTTACCCTCACTCTGCATGGAGCACTGCGTGGGTGTATTGGCTCATTGGTTGCCCATCGCTCACTTTTAGATGATCTCATTTACAATGCCAAAGCGGCTGCGTTTGATGACCCACGCTTTTATCCTTTAAGTGCGCAAGAGTTTTTACATGTAAAGATAGAAGTCTCTCTTCTAAGTGAGCCTGAAGTGATTGAATACAGCACAACTGAGGATTTAAAGTCGAAAGTCATTATAGGAAGTGATGGTATTATTTTAGAGTATGGAGCCCACAAAGCCACTTTTTTACCTCAAGTATGGGAACAGTTGCCAACGTTTGAGCACTTTTTTTCTCATCTATGTTACAAAGCGGGCATGGACTCAGATTGTTTAGATGTGCACCCAAAAATTTCACGATACAGGGTTGAAAAAATAGCGTAA
- the amrB gene encoding AmmeMemoRadiSam system protein B translates to MKTRKSAVAGMFYPESCHDIKAFITHFESQIKEPTCTIVPKALIVPHAGYVYSGYTANLAYHYTASKRSDIHCVVVIGPSHRIYLEGASIALYESYHTPCGEIAIDLEYSHALQKRFSFLSFHPSAHEEHSTEVQMPFIRHYFKHVKVVEIVYGDITHGELSNLMDEVLKEEGRLLVVSTDLSHFHSEEEANELDNHCIQAIQNLDLPALSNGCEACGITGIKALVHVAEKHHLKPHFLDYRTSFDRSGDASRVVGYTSFVLG, encoded by the coding sequence ATGAAAACACGAAAATCTGCTGTCGCTGGCATGTTTTATCCAGAAAGTTGCCACGATATTAAAGCCTTTATCACTCACTTTGAGAGTCAAATCAAAGAGCCAACATGTACGATTGTACCCAAAGCGCTCATTGTTCCTCATGCAGGGTACGTTTACAGCGGGTACACAGCCAACCTCGCTTACCACTACACCGCTTCTAAACGCTCTGATATTCACTGTGTGGTCGTTATAGGCCCTAGTCATCGCATCTATCTTGAAGGGGCTTCCATTGCTCTTTATGAGAGCTATCATACCCCATGCGGGGAGATTGCGATTGATTTAGAGTATTCCCATGCACTGCAAAAACGCTTTTCATTTCTTAGCTTTCATCCTAGTGCGCATGAAGAACACTCCACTGAGGTGCAAATGCCTTTTATTCGCCACTATTTCAAACATGTCAAAGTCGTTGAAATCGTCTATGGCGACATCACCCATGGGGAACTTTCCAATCTGATGGATGAGGTACTAAAAGAAGAGGGGAGACTACTGGTGGTGAGTACTGATTTGAGCCATTTTCATAGTGAAGAAGAAGCAAATGAGCTGGACAATCACTGCATTCAAGCCATCCAAAATCTCGACCTTCCTGCCCTCTCAAACGGATGTGAAGCCTGTGGCATTACGGGGATTAAAGCACTGGTACATGTAGCAGAAAAGCATCACCTAAAACCCCACTTTTTAGATTACCGCACCAGTTTTGATCGCAGTGGCGATGCGAGTCGTGTGGTCGGATATACGTCGTTTGTGCTGGGGTAG
- a CDS encoding YqiA/YcfP family alpha/beta fold hydrolase: protein MIIYIHGFGSSGEASKAKLLRAYCQENNIRFIAPSLPTIPDLAIKTLSELIESYMEHEPVHLIGASLGGYYALYLGDKYNLKAVLINPAVNAPETLERALNHGVNYYDNSSYEWNEGHLEMLESYEIEEPNLENLLVLLQKGDEVLDYEEALEVLEGSKMIVEEGGTHSFEGLERHMQSIKRFLGVALKL, encoded by the coding sequence ATGATTATTTACATTCACGGATTTGGCTCAAGCGGGGAGGCGAGTAAGGCGAAGTTGCTTCGTGCGTATTGCCAAGAAAATAACATTCGTTTTATTGCGCCATCCTTGCCGACTATCCCTGACCTTGCTATTAAAACACTCAGTGAACTTATCGAATCCTACATGGAGCACGAGCCTGTGCATCTCATTGGAGCATCACTGGGTGGCTACTACGCACTCTATTTGGGCGATAAATACAATCTCAAAGCCGTACTGATTAACCCAGCGGTGAATGCGCCTGAGACCTTAGAGCGTGCCTTAAATCATGGGGTGAACTACTACGATAACTCAAGCTATGAGTGGAATGAAGGACACTTAGAGATGTTGGAGAGTTATGAAATCGAAGAGCCAAACCTTGAAAATCTTCTCGTTTTACTTCAAAAAGGCGATGAGGTCTTAGACTACGAAGAAGCGCTAGAGGTTTTAGAGGGGTCGAAGATGATTGTTGAAGAGGGTGGCACTCATAGCTTTGAGGGACTTGAGCGCCATATGCAGAGCATTAAACGCTTTTTGGGCGTCGCTTTAAAACTCTAA
- a CDS encoding XRE family transcriptional regulator: MKLQPNMKSDFDEFLREEGIYEEVNDAAIKRIIAYQLEQEMKVQKISKTKLAQMMHTSRAAVDRLLSPSNESLTLTTLISASQALGKKLTIALV, from the coding sequence ATGAAATTACAACCAAATATGAAAAGTGATTTTGATGAATTTTTGAGAGAAGAAGGTATCTATGAGGAAGTAAATGATGCTGCTATTAAAAGAATCATTGCTTATCAATTAGAACAAGAAATGAAAGTTCAAAAAATTTCTAAAACAAAACTGGCACAAATGATGCACACAAGCAGGGCTGCGGTTGATCGGTTATTAAGCCCCTCAAATGAATCATTAACACTTACAACATTAATTTCAGCTAGCCAAGCTCTAGGCAAAAAACTAACGATTGCTCTTGTTTAA
- a CDS encoding MOSC domain-containing protein, producing the protein MEAKVISLQTGRVQHYGDANKTTFFEKAWQSGFLKEPCEGKVHVGFMGLEGDEVADRLHHGGIHKALFANSYENYPHWAEFLALPSLPYGALGENLTLSGLHESSVMLGDIHTIGSAILQVSQPRKPCWKISRRWNHPTFTHEIFTSGLSGWYYTVLREGELQAGESVSVQRGRGDAISIWEANEAFKEPNLHAKTLEAILNIPSLAPSYYESIEKRLRNESDLGYMKVE; encoded by the coding sequence ATGGAAGCCAAAGTCATCTCTTTACAAACAGGGCGTGTGCAACACTATGGCGATGCTAACAAAACAACTTTTTTTGAAAAAGCGTGGCAGAGCGGGTTTTTGAAAGAGCCTTGTGAGGGAAAAGTGCATGTGGGTTTTATGGGATTGGAGGGTGATGAAGTGGCTGATAGGCTTCATCATGGAGGCATTCATAAGGCTCTCTTTGCGAACAGTTATGAAAACTATCCGCATTGGGCAGAGTTTCTAGCCCTTCCCTCGTTGCCGTATGGTGCTTTAGGAGAAAATCTAACCCTAAGCGGTTTGCATGAAAGCAGTGTGATGTTGGGCGATATTCACACCATTGGTTCTGCTATTTTACAGGTTTCGCAACCTCGAAAACCTTGCTGGAAAATCTCACGCCGATGGAATCATCCTACCTTCACCCACGAAATTTTCACGAGTGGTTTGAGCGGTTGGTACTACACTGTTTTGCGTGAAGGAGAACTGCAAGCAGGAGAGAGCGTGAGTGTGCAAAGAGGCAGAGGTGACGCCATCTCAATTTGGGAGGCAAATGAAGCATTCAAAGAGCCTAACTTACACGCAAAAACCCTTGAAGCGATTTTAAACATTCCTTCTCTTGCCCCTTCTTATTATGAGAGCATTGAAAAACGTCTGCGAAACGAAAGCGATTTGGGGTACATGAAAGTTGAGTAA